From the genome of Thermaerobacter marianensis DSM 12885:
GCGGCTCCGGGCGCCCGCCGGCCGGGCCTCGAAAGGACGGGCAAAGATCCGGGCCGCCGCCGGGGCGCGGGAACGGGACCGGCTCCGGCGGTGCACCGCCGGCAGCGGCCACCGGGCGGGCTGCTCGGCTGCCAGCAAGGCTAGGTCCCGCAGGATGTCGGTCAGGTGCACGGGCGACACCGGAACCCGGGCCTCGGTGACCCGCTGAAAGGTGGCACGGGCTGTTGTCTCGTCGTCGCGGACTGGCAGCCGTTGGACGCCAAAGTCTTCGCCCACCAGGCGGCCCTCCTGCCAGGTCTCCACCCGGCTCTTCACGTAGAAGAATGCGCTGCCGTGGGGGGTTCGCTCACGGCAGAGGATGTAGAGGTACCGCCGTTCCGTGTGGCCGGCGGCCAAGCGGCGGGCGCAGCGGGCCAGCTCGGAGTAGGCCGGCACCCTTCCCCAGGGGTTTTCAGCAGGCTGGCGGCGGGGCAGCTGGGGATGCGTCACCGCCGGCTGTCGTCCCCGCCGGTCCCCCGATGTGGGCGAGATGGGAGACGGTTGTCGCCGGCCCGCGGGTAAGGTCCGCGGTTGGCCGCCGGCGGGTCCGTCGGCCAACCGTCCCCCGGCCGGGGGGGCGTGGGCCGGGAGCCCTTTCCCCGGAAGCCGGTCCCCGAGCCGCGGAAGCTCCGGCTTTCCGCCCACCGTCGGGCCGTTCCCCGCCGGCGGGCGGGGCGGGGTGGATTCGCCGGCACGCCCCTTCACGAGGTGCCAGGGCAGACTAGGCTCTCGATCCATGCCAAGGGCCTCCCCCTGTTGCACGTACCTGGACGATGCACGTACCGGAACGCAACGACCTGATTCCCGCGCCCGCCCGCGGATCCACCCCGGGTGCACGCCCGTGGTTCCACCGCCGCAGGCGAGCGCTTCCCCATCCCCCTTGCACCGGTGCGTGGTCTGGGAGATCCATTATAAGCCGGATCGTGGAAAGGATTGTGTTAAACAGACAACAATTTCGCTATTTTCCGTAGCCGATGGGGCCATGTTATTCCTTGATCGTAGCCAGGACGGCTACGAACCGCGCGCCCCTCGTCATGGCTCACCGGATGCCGTGCCGGTGCCGTCGGAGCGCCGGGCAGGGGCCGCTTGGGCGGACCCTGCTGCCATGAGGCCGGCTCTCGGGCCGGAGCCGGCCTGGACCCCGGCCCTCCCCGCCTGTTCGGCACCCGCCGCCGTCCCCGGCGGGTGCGGCCGTCCGCTATGCTGGAGGGAGAGGCCGAAGCGCCCAGACCAAGGGCGGGCCGAGCGCCCGGAAAGGATGACGTCACCGTGGAGTCCCGCCGCGGCGGCACCCGGCCGACGGGGAAAGCGGTCGAATCGGTCCTGACCGCCGTCGATGAGGCCATGCTGGCCCGGCTGGTGCCGGAGCCCGTCCGGATCCGTGCCCTGGACCTGTTCCTCCTGGGGCGGGTGGAGTCACGCCTGGTCTCGGGCACCCGCCTGCTCGGCGAAGTGCGGGGCACCCGCGGCGTCTATCGCACGGTAGTCCACGTCCTGCGGGGGCCCGGCGGCCCCGATGCCGCCGGGCAGTGCGAGTGCCCGCGCCGGGCCCGCGGCGGCCTGTGCAAGCACGCGGTGGCCCTGCTCTACGCGTGGATCCACGAACCGGCGACCTTTGCCTCGCTGGACGAGCGCCTGGACCGGCTGGCCGAACGCCCCCGCGCCCAGTTGCTCGAGGTGATCCGCCGCCTGGTGGAGGAGGAACCGGCCCTGCTGGCCGAACTGGACGCCACCGTTTCGGCGGACTCCGGACCGGCAGGAACCGGAACCGCACCGGCGCCGGCTACCGCGGTGGATGCGGGCCGGTCACCGGTTGCATCGAGGCGGGCCGAGGCGGCAGGGGACGGACCGGCGGGCACCGGGGACGACCTCCGCACGGCGGAGGGCCCGGCCGCTACGCACCGGCCCGGGTGGCCGCATCCGGTCCCCGCCCCTGCCGGAGACGGAGCCGCGGACGGGGACGAACCGGCCGGCCCGGCCTGGCGGGCCGCCCGCCTGGCCGCTTGGGTGCTCCGTCTCGAGCGGAACCCGGACCCTGATCCTGAGGAGCTGGACCGGTGGCTCGCCGAGCTCGGCGGCGAAGCCGCCGGTCCGCCGCCCGCGTCCGGGGCGCCGGGTGCGGCGGATGGCACCGGGACGCGCGCCCGCATCGACGGGCGCCACCTCTCCAGCGCCGGCCCCGACCCGGAGCCTCGCGCCCGGGGCGGCACGGCGACCGCCGGCCACGCTCTCGCCCGCCGCAGGGACCGCCCCGATGCGGCGGCCCCTGCCGGCAGGGAGAATCTGTACGCTGGCGCCCTGGCTTTGCTGGTCCAGGGGGTGGTATGGCGCCAGGCCGGGATGGTGCTGGCCGCGCGGGCCCGGGAGGAGGACGACGCCGCCCGCTGGCTCATGGGACGGTGGGAAGCCGCGGCCCGGCTGCTGGTGCATCTGGCCGGCGCCCTGGGCCCGTCCCGGGCGGCAGAACGGGCGGTGCCGGCGGTCCCGGCCGGCTCCGAGACCGTCAGCCCCCCGCCAG
Proteins encoded in this window:
- a CDS encoding SWIM zinc finger family protein; this encodes MESRRGGTRPTGKAVESVLTAVDEAMLARLVPEPVRIRALDLFLLGRVESRLVSGTRLLGEVRGTRGVYRTVVHVLRGPGGPDAAGQCECPRRARGGLCKHAVALLYAWIHEPATFASLDERLDRLAERPRAQLLEVIRRLVEEEPALLAELDATVSADSGPAGTGTAPAPATAVDAGRSPVASRRAEAAGDGPAGTGDDLRTAEGPAATHRPGWPHPVPAPAGDGAADGDEPAGPAWRAARLAAWVLRLERNPDPDPEELDRWLAELGGEAAGPPPASGAPGAADGTGTRARIDGRHLSSAGPDPEPRARGGTATAGHALARRRDRPDAAAPAGRENLYAGALALLVQGVVWRQAGMVLAARAREEDDAARWLMGRWEAAARLLVHLAGALGPSRAAERAVPAVPAGSETVSPPPGPLTPAEPRGRRNLAASVALTAAALGPEALLAASRFFQEAGWPATALGLARRALRQAGSPDQVAAARAVVARIWLDRGLPDRALPYLAANFAARPDAERLAALEEVARAAGQWDQVAPQVRRHLEAHGEPALLAAFLLNQGAWDELLARLEDPAWRAALPARLLVAAADGLRRRDPWRAAALYREAAERPGAGDDAGDPWHLAARWEALAHRLERMGGGAEGPSGSVPGDLRPEPTRRPGPGPSVDPGGAAGHPPPAPGAAGEGHGPGDGS